The sequence atcattgctgtgtaccagtattaaattgtttgtttaaaacttacactgtgtgtgtgtgtgtgtgtgtgtatatatatatagtcttttgtctggtgaaaaaaatttccctggaacctaacccccccatttacattaattcttattgggaaattggattcgcttaacatcgtttcacttaaagttgcattttccaggaacataactacaacgttaagtgaggagttactgtaattcaTTGTATGCTTATAGACATTTTATAGATATCTCGTAATGAACACTGATTAAAATTGGGGCATTAGGGCAAAAAGGGCCTTTACAGGTAGCTGGCTTATTTTGTGAAGTTTTCTTAATGCTGTAGAAGAAAAATTCCACTGTTCTGATATGAACAGTCACATCTCTAAAGTACACCCACTGTAAGGGAAAAAAGTGTCTACAgggtaaggtgccacaagcactcaaACTCACAGCACCTACGATGCTCAGACAATGATGCTGCTATCTGACAAGATTAAATACCTAATCTATACATTAAATGCCTAGTTTAGATACACTTAAAATCAAAAGTAATAAGATTTGCTAATCTTAACGTCAGAAACACTACCCTGCTGAAACCAGAATTTCTGGTTAGGACATCCTAAAACAGAGAACAATAAATTATGGTACTTAGCAAACTGGTAGAAATTAATTATTATACTAATATGCCTTgtgataaaaaaatattttaattcacctGCTTACTTGGCAAGTTCATGAAAAGTTGTTAAGAGCTCATTGgtggtgtcataaatagaaagggaagggtaaacccctttaaaatccctcctggccagaggaaatctcctctcacctgtaaagggttaagaagctaaaggtaacctcgctggcacctgaccaaaatgaccaatgaggagacaagatactttcaaaagctggtaggagggagagaaacaaagggtttgtgtgtctgtctacattttgtctttgccggggatagaccaggaatgaagccttagaacttttagtaagtaatctagctaggtatgtgttagattatgatttctttaaatggctgagaaaagaattgtgctgaatagaataactatttctgtctgtgtatcttttttgtaacttaaggtttttgcctagaggggttctctatgttttgaatctaattaccctgtaaggtatttaccatcctgattttacaggggggatttcttatttctaattctatttttattaaaagtcttcttgtaagaaaactgaatgctttttcattgttctcagatccaggggtctgggtctgtagtcacctaggcaaattggtgaggctttttaccaaaccttgtccaggaagtggggtgcaaggtttttgggaagtattttggggggaaagacgtgtccaaacagctcttccccagtaaccagtatttgtttggtggtggtagcggccaatccaaggacaaaagggtggaatattttgtaccttggggaaattttgacctaagctggtaaagataagcttaggaggtttttcatgcaggtccccacatctgtaccctagagttcagagtgggggaggaaccttgacatggtggcagagtggtgggattaacctgaaatcattttgagatccagttgagatttttttgaactagaaatacagatttttttaaaaaaaaggaagtccagaagcatctgaaactgaaagcagcttgtttttctctgctttgtggccaagcagagacaaaaggggattatctttgtgaattgcaggttttctttgcctggaggcagggtacttaactcctgcagggaaattcacagtcttccaacccagagttttttgtttccctaaaagtaaatagaaggaggggtgttctacccatttgcctggagacaaaagtggcaggggttttttttttttggattttgattttttacaaggagcacaagtttaaaaaggaaacttgttttttctttgggctgggtaaacaggtttccaagtagttggaagtttttgctttgatttgggcccagagcagagacaagggaattgtctttttctgtaggctgacaatcactatcagagaataggtattctattccagcacagcaaaattttacagccaagttttgtttgtttatttctaaactttgggtgtaaagttagttaaaaacagagaggttagaatgaccaaatccgcggctcgactacagctggaattagccagatttcaggctgaggaaagacaaagggaacatgaaagacagatagaactcatgcggctgaagaaggaggagaaggaacaagaaagggaggcagcgaaagaggcagcaaaagaggcagaacaacaccaagcggctgctcacaggagagctatggaagcaagggacaaagaactggaggagaaggaaaaagagaggaagtatgtggaggagatagagaagataaaggctcagcagaatatcccaacaaaccctagcaatccttctccaagtaccacttcccatcccagaaagttccccacctacaaggcaggcgatgatactgaggccttcctagaaaacttcgaaagggcctgccttgggtacaacatctctactgaccaatacatggtagagctgaggccacagctcagtggacccttagctgaggtggcagctgaaatgcctaaagaacacatgaacaagtatgaactgtttaaatccaaggcaagagtcagaatggggataacacccgagcagtctcgtcggaggttcagagccctaaggtggaaaccagacgtgtcatttacccgacatgcctaccacattgtgaaacattgggatgcctggatatccggagcaagtgttgaatctccagtaaatttgcccttcctaatgcaaatggaacaattcttagagggtgttcctgaagaaatagaaaggtacatcctagatgggaagcccaaaactgtaatcgaggcaggagagattggagccagatgggtggaggtggcagagaagaaaaaaactggtcgcagttggagcggagaccagaagggacaaccccaggccacaccctattaccgggggccacccaaagccccacctacctcccaaagaaccctccagaccccttatcgtcccaccaccccgttctccagcaaccctcctcgccccagtgacccgtcagctggacgatgttttaaatgtaacgagctggggcatgtaaaggccaactgccccaagaaccccaacagattacagttcattgcaccggaatcacaccagaggtccacaggcccagatacctcccagatacccttggagcggagggaaactgtgagtgtgggcgggaagaaggtcaccgcgtggagggacaccggagcacaagtgtcagctatccatgcttccttagtggaccccaagttaatcaacccagagatccaagtgacaattcaacccttcaagtccaactctttcgatttgcctacagccaagttgcctgtccagtacaagggctggtcaggaacgtggacttttgcagtctatgatgattatcccatccccatgctgttgggggaagacttggccaatcatgtgaagcaggccaagagggtgggaacggtcacccgcagccaggctaaacaagctgtgaggcctagctctgttccggaaacttctatcaggacccggtcagaggtgatggacccggaccccagaccaatgtctgcaacagcagtagtggatccagtcccagagacccagacggaaccagtcccagaaccggaaccagccgaacaaccaacaccagacccattgccagcactgaatccagtacttgcaacctcaacaccagagggccccaccgaccctgaactggtagcagccgataaccctacacaagaggctcagccggagcctgaatcccaacatagtgcaccagcggagagcggttcacagtcaacagaaacagctccatcccctatatcacttccagagggaccaagcctaggtccacaatccaatgaggaactgatgtctccagcatcaagggaacagttccagaccgaacaggaagcagatgaaagcctccagagagcttggacggcggcacggagcaacccaccgcctctcagctcttctaatcgatccaggtttgttgtagaaagaggacttttatacaaggaaactctttctggtggacaccaggaagactggcatcctcagagacagttggtagttccaactaaataccgggccaagctcttgagcttagcccatgatcaccctagtggccatgctggggtgaacaggaccaaagaccgtttggaggggtcattccactgggagggaatgggcaaggatgtttctacctatgtccagtcttgtgaggtgtgccaaagagtgggaaagccccaagaccaggtcaaagcccctctccagccactccccatcattgaagttccatttcagcaagtagctgtggatattctgggtccttttccgaaaaagacacccagaggaaagcagtacatactgactttcatggattttgccacccgatggccggaagcagtagctctaagcaacaccagggctaacagtgtgtgccaggcactagcagacatttttgccagggtaggttggccctccgacatcctcacagatgctgggactaatttcctggcaggaactatgaaaaacctttgggaagctcatggggtaaatcacttggttgccactccttaccaccatcaaacaaatggcatggtggagaagtttaatggaactttgggggccatgatacgtaaattcgtaaatgagcactccaatgattgggacctagtgttgcagcagttgctctttgcctacagagctgtaccacaccccagtttagggttttccccatttgaacttgtatatggccgtgaggttaaggggccattgcagttggtgaagcagcaatgggagggatttacaccttcaccaggaactaacattctggactttgtaaccaacctacaaaacaccctccgaacctctttagcccttgctaaagaaaacttacaggatgctcaaaaagagcaaaaagcctggtatgataaacatgccagagagcgttccttcaaagtaggggaccaggtcatggtcttaaaggcgctccaggcccataaaatggaagcatcgtgggaagggccgttcacggtccaggagcgcctgggagctgttaattatctcatagcattccccacctccaaccgaaagcctaaggtgtaccatattaattctctaaagcccttttattccagagaattaaaggtttgtcagtttacagcccagggaggagacgacgctgagtggcctgaaggtgtctactacgaagggaaatgtgctggtggtgtggaagaggtgaacctctccatgacccttgggcgtatgcagcgacagcagatccaggagctgtgcactagctacgcgccaacgttctcagccaccccaggactgactgaacgggcatatcactccattgacacaggtaatgctcgcccaattagagtccaaccttaccgggtgtctcctcaagctagaactgctatagaacgggagatccgggatatgttacagatgggtgtaatctgcccctctgaaagtgcatgggcatctccagtggttctagttcccaaaccagatggggaaatacgtttttgcgtggactaccgtaagctaaatgctgtaactcgcccagacaactatccaatgccacgcacagatgaactattagagaaactgggacgggcccagttcatctctaccttggacttaaccaaggggtactggcaggtaccgctagatgaatctgccaaggaaaggtcagccttcaccacacatctcgggctgtatgaatttaatgtactccctttcgggctgcgaaatgcacccgccaccttccaaagacttgtagatggtctcctagcgggattaggagaatatgcagtcgcctaccttgacgatgtggccatattttcggattcctgggcagaccacctggaacatctacaaaaagtccttgagcgcataagggaggcaggactaactgttaaggctaagaagtgtcaaataggcctaaacagagtgacttaccttggacaccaggtgggtcaaggaactatcagccccctacaggccaaagtggatgctatccaaaagtggcctgtcccaaagtcaaagaaacaggttcaatccttcttaggcttggccggttattacagacgatttgtaccgcactacagccaaatcgccgccccattgacagacctaaccaaaaagaaacagccaaatgctgttcagtggaccgaaaagtgtcagaaggcctttaacaagctaaaagcgaccctcatgtctgaccctgtactaagggccccagactttgacaaaccgttcctagtaaccacagatgcgtccgagcgtggtgtgggagcagttttaatgcagaaaggacctgatcaagaattccaccctgtagtgttcctcagcaaaaaactgtctgagagggaaagcaactggtcaatcactgaaaaagaatgttacgccattgtctacgctctggaaaagctacgcccatatgtttggggacggcgtttccacctgcaaaccgaccatgctgcactgaagtggcttcacaccgtcaaagaaaataacaaaaaacttcttcggtggagtttagctctccaagattttgatttcgacatccaacacatctcaggagcttctaacaaagtggctgatgcactctcacgtgaaagtttcccagactcaactggttaaaatcgtccttgagatgtggaaaatattgttagtctttatgtacttggtagcatatttagagatgcatgtgtcttattaactctgttttcctagagctccaggaagaaatcccagccagtgtttcaccctagctgagatttggggggcgtgtcataaatagaaagggaagggtaaacccctttaaaatccctcctggccagaggaaatctcctctcacctgtaaagggttaagaagctaaaggtaacctcgctggcacctgaccaaaatgaccaatgaggagacaagatactttcaaaagctggtaggagggagagaaacaaagggtttgtgtgtctgtctacattttgtctttgccggggatagaccaggaatgaagccttagaacttttagtaagtaatctagctaggtatgtgttagattatgatttctttaaatggctgagaaaagaattgtgctgaatagaataactatttctgtctgtgtatcttttttgtaacttaaggtttttgcctagaggggttctctatgttttgaatctaattaccctgtaaggtatttaccatcctgattttacaggggggatttcttatttctaattctatttttattaaaagtcttcttgtaagaaaactgaatgctttttcattgttctcagatccaggggtctgggtctgtagtcacctaggcaaattggtgaggctttttaccaaaccttgtccaggaagtggggtgcaaggtttttgggaagtattttggggggaaagacgtgtccaaacagctcttccccagtaaccagtatttgtttggtggtggtagcggccaatccaaggacaaaagggtggaatattttgtaccttggggaaattttgacctaagctggtaaagataagcttaggaggtttttcatgcaggtccccacatctgtaccctagagttcagagtgggggaggaaccttgacaggtggtTTTGTGGTCTTTGACCCCTAGCAAAGACATGAGAATGTGGACATCATTGAAAAGCCAAACATGATCTTTGGTGTGCTTCTTTGCAAGAGGGATAACTTCATTCCATCTGTCTCCCACCTTTACACCTAGGAGTAATATACATGATTTCAAATAAAAACTCCACATGCAAAACCATACCTCTTGGCATATACTCCCAGTTTAATTCAGCATCATAAGATTTGATTACTAGTTTAAGAAACCACCTCTGGACCTGTGTCAAATCTCTTTATTGATCATCTCCAAATATACCATCTGTCACTGATATCCTGGATCCCATTAGATAGGGATCAGGCCTAATAATAGGATAAATCAGAGGCGGATTATGGGTTtgtagggccctgggccagagcaagtgggggcccctccccaccccttctgcctgcagtccccctgctcccatccccagcGCTCCTGTAGGGAGCTGGGTCAGGGTGCAGAGGCTTGACCCGCTTTACCTGCCCGGCAttctggctggggagcagggttgggatgcgggggcTTCCCCCAGCTCCCGAACAGGAATGCCAggcaggcagggggagcagggcaagcccctgcgccctgatcccgctccccagcaggagtgccgggcAGGCAGAGTGCATCATGGcagtgcccatttttccaggggccccaCAATTggtcagggctcctgggcacaGGCCCCGCTGGCCCAGGGGCTAATCCGCCAATGGGATAAATGACGTCCTCCTGAACACAGATGAGGGAAGATAATGCCCAAAGTCACTATTCTGGATCTGTGTGGGGCATATTATTACTAAAGCAGACTGCAGATGAGTGCACCATGACTAGCTGTGAAAGCTCTGTGAAAGCTCTGTGAAAATTATTTACAACTATGATGATGTGGGGACAGTCTGTCTCTTATGAATGCTGGTTGATATTATGAAGTTGTACCATGAAATTGCTGTATCAAGGAAAACCTTTGTATGTGTATCCACCATGAGTAGGCAGAGTTGTGTTATGTCTTTCCCCACACCCAGGACAATGGGAAATACTTAATGTTAACTGAGGTGCTTTGAGCAGGCAATAGACATGCCCAGATAGTTTGCACAAGCTGGGAAAAGATATTTCCTCCTTGGGTGTGGGGGAGATTGGAGCACTGGAAATTTGCCAAAAATCAGAACAAAGAAAGCCAGGTGTTGGAAAGGTGGCATATAAATAGGGGATGCTTGCTGTGAGACACACAGGAGGCAAGCTGGGCTGAAAGACTCCATGAGGAGCAGCAACCCAGAAGCCTGATGGGGCAGAGAAGGGCAAGTAGCGTTTACTATGAgcagatctgtgtatttctcatgCTATTAAACAAAGACTCTTAATGTATTAGTAAACTATGCAAAGGTCTGTATGTGTTACATGCTTTACAACCATCATATGCCCCTACCCTGAGAGAATTAAACTGTAAGCCAGAGGGTTCTTAACTTTGGTGGGATTCTGGGACTGGGTGTGTGTAggttgctggggggaggagggggaaaacggcgtcagcactggtcctggggACCTAAGgcatagggttaccatatgtccaggTTATTCTGGACATTGCCTCTATTTTGAGACTCTGTCCTCTGTCCGGGCAGATTTTTCAAATAACAGGAAATATCTGGGATTTTTGCAGAGCAGATATTGCAGCTCAGAAAGCGCCCTGATTGGTTCGCTTCCAGATTGGTCCCTCCCATGTATCCACAGCTGATTGGTCCATTCCTCTGCAGGCACAGATTCTGGATCCTGCCCACCCaggtcccggctcccagccccagggagggggtCCTGCAGGAAACTGCTGACTGATGGTTGTCAGTCACTGGGTCCTGGGCTTGCGCCAGTCACCATGACAGGGAGTGACACTGCCCCGTATCTCCAGTGATCGCCCCTCCAGCACCCTTAACTATATCCCCTTCCCCGCCACCCCAGCAGTATCTTCTTTTGGCCAACCTGAAATATGATAACCCTACAGTAAGGCATGTGAGCTCTATTTCCATGAAAGGATAACAGACTGAGAATCAGCACCAGGATATGTGCCACACACACCAAGGGAGGAAACACTACTGCAGCCTATTGAGACCCAGGGAAGCTTAAAAACACACAGGAATCCAGAGGAATTCCCCTGACAGCAGTCTattgaggatatgtctacacatacACAGGTCTACACATATACATGTCTACCCTTCACCCTCGCTGGGTCCCAGAGCCCAATTATTTACACAGCAGTTTTCAGCCTGGGGCCCAAGCCTAAGTCAGCTGTCCCGAGCCAGCCttgggttttttatccctgtgtcaATGTACCCTGAATGACCAAAAAGAAGTGCTTGACTGGATCTGTGACAACAACTTAGGAGGTGAGCATTTTTTTTCTGGAACTCTCGCTTCATCTTTGTGTTAGAAAGTTAAAGAAAAGACGGATG is a genomic window of Natator depressus isolate rNatDep1 chromosome 1, rNatDep2.hap1, whole genome shotgun sequence containing:
- the LOC141975750 gene encoding uncharacterized protein LOC141975750 — encoded protein: MTKSAARLQLELARFQAEERQREHERQIELMRLKKEEKEQEREAAKEAAKEAEQHQAAAHRRAMEARDKELEEKEKERKYVEEIEKIKAQQNIPTNPSNPSPSTTSHPRKFPTYKAGDDTEAFLENFERACLGYNISTDQYMVELRPQLSGPLAEVAAEMPKEHMNKYELFKSKARVRMGITPEQSRRRFRALRWKPDVSFTRHAYHIVKHWDAWISGASVESPVNLPFLMQMEQFLEGVPEEIERYILDGKPKTVIEAGEIGARWVEVAEKKKTGRSWSGDQKGQPQATPYYRGPPKAPPTSQRTLQTPYRPTTPFSSNPPRPSDPSAGRCFKCNELGHVKANCPKNPNRLQFIAPESHQRSTGPDTSQIPLERRETVSVGGKKVTAWRDTGAQVSAIHASLVDPKLINPEIQVTIQPFKSNSFDLPTAKLPVQYKGWSGTWTFAVYDDYPIPMLLGEDLANHVKQAKRVGTVTRSQAKQAVRPSSVPETSIRTRSEVMDPDPRPMSATAVVDPVPETQTEPVPEPEPAEQPTPDPLPALNPVLATSTPEGPTDPELVAADNPTQEAQPEPESQHSAPAESGSQSTETAPSPISLPEGPSLGPQSNEELMSPASREQFQTEQEADESLQRAWTAARSNPPPLSSSNRSRELKVCQFTAQGGDDAEWPEGVYYEGKCAGGVEEVNLSMTLGRMQRQQIQELCTSYAPTFSATPGLTERAYHSIDTGNARPIRVQPYRVSPQARTAIEREIRDMLQMGVICPSESAWASPVVLVPKPDGEIRFCVDYRKLNAVTRPDNYPMPRTDELLEKLGRAQFISTLDLTKGYWQVPLDESAKERSAFTTHLGLYEFNVLPFGLRNAPATFQRLVDGLLAGLGEYAVAYLDDVAIFSDSWADHLEHLQKVLERIREAGLTVKAKKCQIGLNRVTYLGHQVGQGTISPLQAKVDAIQKWPVPKSKKQVQSFLGLAGYYRRFVPHYSQIAAPLTDLTKKKQPNAVQWTEKCQKAFNKLKATLMSDPVLRAPDFDKPFLVTTDASERGVGAVLMQKGPDQEFHPVVFLSKKLSERESNWSITEKECYAIVYALEKLRPYVWGRRFHLQTDHAALKWLHTVKENNKKLLRWSLALQDFDFDIQHISGASNKVADALSRESFPDSTG